From the genome of Pseudomonas sp. gcc21, one region includes:
- a CDS encoding pyridoxal phosphate-dependent aminotransferase: protein MSLSNMDIELYESEDPIWNPALLTIPIPGIRRMVNMAAGMKDVIHLSIGQPDLPTPTNIIDATIEALRAGQTGYTMDAGLPELLESLAVYYSDRYQRKLTSENILVTTGATEAIYLALTAVSAPGRHFIVPDPAFTLYAPLIRMNGGEVTEVRTRVENNHQLDPQEVIDAIEPHTYGIVLNSPSNPTGTVYPKETLEAILEEAAYRDIQVISDEVYDHLIYDGKEYPSVLSCASDIDNVMVMSSFSKTYSMPGMRIGWMIASQAAIKKLRRYHMFTTTVANTPCQWAGVAALHGDNAFIDHMRSEYTLRRDRLVELVEQTPYLTGYKPEGAFYLFPSLPEGVNGTNVALRLLKETGVCTIPGETFGSHCSNAIRLSYSTSLENIDKAFERIIPWMEKQDFG, encoded by the coding sequence ATGTCTTTGAGCAATATGGACATCGAGCTGTACGAATCAGAAGATCCGATCTGGAATCCGGCGCTGCTGACCATTCCGATTCCCGGCATTCGCCGTATGGTCAACATGGCAGCAGGTATGAAAGATGTGATTCACCTGTCCATCGGCCAGCCGGATCTGCCGACGCCGACCAACATCATCGACGCGACAATCGAGGCGCTGCGCGCGGGCCAGACCGGTTACACCATGGATGCGGGGCTGCCGGAATTACTTGAATCCCTCGCTGTGTATTACAGCGATCGCTACCAGCGCAAACTGACCTCGGAAAATATTCTCGTCACCACCGGCGCTACAGAGGCTATTTATCTGGCCCTCACAGCGGTCTCGGCCCCCGGACGGCATTTCATTGTGCCGGACCCGGCTTTCACGCTGTACGCCCCGTTGATAAGGATGAACGGCGGCGAAGTCACCGAGGTGCGAACGCGTGTCGAGAACAACCATCAGCTCGATCCGCAGGAGGTGATCGACGCGATAGAGCCGCATACCTACGGCATCGTACTCAACTCGCCGAGCAATCCGACCGGTACGGTCTATCCCAAGGAAACACTCGAAGCCATCCTCGAGGAAGCCGCCTACCGGGATATCCAGGTGATCAGTGATGAGGTCTACGACCATCTGATCTATGACGGCAAGGAGTATCCGTCCGTGTTGTCATGCGCCAGCGATATCGACAACGTGATGGTGATGAGCAGTTTCTCGAAAACCTACAGCATGCCGGGCATGCGCATCGGCTGGATGATTGCCAGCCAGGCGGCGATCAAGAAACTGCGGCGCTACCACATGTTTACGACCACCGTCGCCAATACGCCCTGCCAGTGGGCAGGCGTTGCCGCACTGCATGGGGACAATGCCTTTATTGACCATATGCGCTCCGAATACACACTACGCCGCGACCGGCTGGTGGAACTGGTCGAGCAAACGCCCTACCTCACCGGTTACAAGCCAGAAGGCGCGTTCTATTTGTTTCCCTCGTTGCCCGAAGGCGTAAACGGCACCAACGTCGCGCTTCGGCTGCTCAAGGAAACCGGGGTTTGCACCATTCCTGGTGAAACCTTCGGTAGTCACTGCAGCAATGCCATTCGACTGAGTTATTCGACTTCGCTCGAAAATATCGACAAGGCGTTCGAACGCATCATCCCATGGATGGAAAAACAGGATTTCGGATAA
- a CDS encoding amidase, protein MSKDILQLTAVELLARYRDKSLSPVEAASAMLDQIERIDTHTNGFCLVDRDTTLGLASESEQRYQNGETRGLLDGVPVAVKDVFLTPMWPTLKGSKTVDPASTLNKSAPATAALSRHGYVPIGKTTTPEMGWKGVTDNPIDGATNNPWNPEKTAGGSSGGSGVAVALGMAPLALGTDAGGSIRIPAGFCGIVGLKPSFGEVPHWPASPFGTLAHAGPMTWTVEDCALMMNVLSEADHRDTNAVPRRNIDYLANLKKGVKGLKIGFSPNLGYVDVDPEIEASIAEAAEVFEQLGAEVIRVDPGFSDPLAAFGHLFYGGAANAMRDLGPKKRELMDPQLVAVAEKASRLSMLDYLGAVNESMALRERMATFHQKYDLLLTPTLPLTAFDTGREVPVDWPSTRWPTWTPFTYPFNMTGQPGLAVPCGFDSNNMPISLQLVGARFNDALVLQAGYAYQQAAPLTDRRPSLFSA, encoded by the coding sequence ATGTCCAAAGACATACTGCAGCTGACCGCTGTTGAACTGCTTGCGCGCTATCGGGATAAAAGTCTGTCGCCAGTAGAAGCCGCCAGCGCCATGCTCGATCAGATTGAGCGGATAGATACCCACACCAACGGCTTCTGCCTGGTGGATCGGGACACAACACTGGGCCTGGCCAGTGAATCCGAACAGCGCTACCAGAACGGTGAAACCCGTGGCCTGCTCGATGGCGTGCCGGTGGCGGTGAAAGACGTATTCCTCACGCCGATGTGGCCTACGCTCAAAGGCTCGAAAACCGTAGACCCGGCCAGCACCCTGAACAAGTCCGCACCCGCAACGGCCGCTCTGTCCCGCCACGGTTACGTGCCGATCGGCAAAACCACCACCCCGGAAATGGGCTGGAAGGGTGTGACGGACAACCCTATCGATGGCGCCACCAATAACCCCTGGAATCCGGAAAAAACCGCTGGCGGCTCAAGCGGTGGCAGCGGCGTTGCGGTCGCGCTGGGCATGGCACCTCTGGCGCTGGGTACGGACGCCGGCGGCTCCATCCGCATACCCGCGGGATTCTGCGGCATCGTCGGGCTCAAACCTTCCTTCGGCGAAGTACCCCACTGGCCAGCCAGCCCCTTCGGCACCCTCGCCCACGCCGGTCCCATGACCTGGACCGTGGAGGACTGTGCGCTGATGATGAACGTGCTCAGCGAAGCCGATCATCGCGATACCAACGCCGTACCCCGGCGCAACATCGACTATCTGGCCAACCTCAAGAAAGGCGTGAAGGGCCTGAAAATCGGCTTCAGTCCCAACCTGGGTTACGTCGACGTGGATCCTGAAATTGAAGCTTCAATTGCCGAGGCTGCGGAAGTTTTCGAGCAGCTGGGTGCAGAGGTAATCCGGGTCGATCCGGGATTCAGCGACCCGCTCGCCGCATTCGGACATCTGTTCTATGGCGGCGCTGCGAATGCCATGCGCGATCTGGGACCGAAGAAGCGCGAGCTGATGGACCCGCAACTGGTGGCCGTCGCGGAAAAAGCTTCGCGCCTGAGCATGCTCGACTACCTCGGCGCGGTGAACGAATCCATGGCGCTGCGTGAACGCATGGCCACTTTCCATCAGAAATATGATCTGCTGCTAACGCCCACCCTGCCCCTCACCGCCTTCGATACCGGTCGCGAAGTTCCAGTGGACTGGCCCAGTACACGCTGGCCTACCTGGACACCCTTTACCTACCCTTTCAACATGACCGGCCAACCTGGCCTGGCCGTGCCCTGCGGCTTCGACAGCAACAACATGCCGATCAGCCTCCAGCTGGTGGGCGCGCGCTTCAATGACGCGCTGGTATTGCAGGCCGGTTATGCCTACCAACAGGCTGCGCCACTGACTGACCGTCGCCCATCGTTGTTCAGCGCCTGA
- a CDS encoding D-2-hydroxyacid dehydrogenase, with amino-acid sequence MTEVLVLVAPGDETLPGLETLPSEVRVRTVSEESELRAALTDTDVLLVTDFRTGVLERCWPEEHRIKWVHTASAGVDALMFPALVASDVQITNARGVFDRGIAEYVLGAVLMFAKDTLGNLSLQGQHRWKHRDTEMITGKHALIIGAGSIGGEVATLLSAVGLKVTGTARSSRDDPRFDSVVSNDQLLELLPQADFVVITAPLTDDTQGLFDRRAFQAMQPHARLINVGRGAIVVTDDLVAALQEGDIAGAALDVFEQEPLPQDHPLWDMPNVMISAHMAGDFIGWQQALGEQFVANFNRWQKGEALFNQVKKS; translated from the coding sequence ATGACCGAGGTGCTGGTACTGGTTGCGCCCGGGGACGAAACCTTGCCGGGGCTTGAAACGCTGCCGAGCGAGGTTCGGGTGCGTACGGTCAGTGAAGAGTCCGAACTGCGCGCGGCGTTGACGGACACAGACGTGTTGCTGGTGACGGACTTTCGCACCGGCGTGCTCGAGCGCTGCTGGCCGGAGGAGCACCGTATCAAATGGGTGCACACGGCCAGTGCCGGGGTCGACGCGCTGATGTTCCCTGCCCTGGTAGCCAGCGATGTTCAGATCACCAATGCCCGCGGCGTGTTCGACCGCGGGATCGCCGAATATGTGCTGGGCGCTGTACTCATGTTCGCCAAGGATACCCTCGGGAATCTGTCGCTGCAGGGCCAGCACCGCTGGAAGCACCGCGACACCGAGATGATCACTGGCAAACATGCGCTCATCATCGGAGCCGGCTCGATTGGCGGCGAAGTCGCAACACTGCTCTCGGCGGTGGGCCTGAAAGTCACAGGCACCGCGCGCAGCAGCCGCGACGATCCGCGTTTTGATTCGGTTGTCAGCAACGATCAGCTGCTCGAATTGCTGCCGCAGGCGGATTTCGTGGTGATCACCGCACCCTTGACTGATGACACTCAGGGTCTTTTCGATCGTCGCGCCTTCCAGGCCATGCAGCCTCACGCGCGGCTGATCAATGTCGGGCGCGGAGCTATCGTCGTAACCGATGATCTGGTCGCTGCCTTGCAAGAGGGCGACATTGCAGGCGCAGCACTGGACGTGTTCGAACAGGAGCCCCTACCGCAGGACCATCCTTTGTGGGACATGCCCAACGTGATGATATCGGCGCATATGGCCGGCGATTTCATCGGTTGGCAACAGGCACTCGGCGAGCAGTTCGTCGCCAACTTCAACCGCTGGCAAAAAGGAGAGGCTCTTTTCAACCAGGTGAAAAAGAGCTGA